Proteins co-encoded in one Malus sylvestris chromosome 7, drMalSylv7.2, whole genome shotgun sequence genomic window:
- the LOC126629283 gene encoding uncharacterized protein LOC126629283 isoform X1: protein MSSGYNSPVRSPGTSRLQLGGGAGGGGGGGGGGGGVSRLRSSSFKKPPEPLRRAVADCLSSSAAATSHHGTTSSTVLLSEASRILRDYLAAPSTMDLSYNVILEHTIAERERSPAVVARCVALLKRYLLRYKPSEETLLQIDRFCVNTIVECDIGPNRRLSPRSQSFGSITSTISTASTNVVPLSVPSFASGALVKSLNYVRSLVSQHLPKRSFHPAAFSGALSATRQSLPSLSSLLSRSFNSQLSPAHSGEPLESKDATTMSVLNLSNIGKVDGMGDLEYFALDVFKWRWLGEQQSSSLGTESDRVVNPQDMRMHSLLEVGAAALLVGDKESKMKGQPWKYFGTADMPYLDQLLQPSPVTAITDSAAARSHLRAITASKRTKSGPHQIWDDSPVSTFRPRAKPLFQYRHYSEQQPLRLNPAEVCEVIAAVCSEASLQNANVRTVSSRLTNNYGKPSMDAAVSVLIKLVIDMYVLDSGTAAPLTLSMLKEMLNSPRATCRNRAFDLILNLGVHAHLLEPMVTDNDSPIEEEYSQESYFDSESMLATQGVRRSDSVITGTSSAIDNFETWILNILYEILLFLVQIEEEEESVWASALSCLLYFVCDRGKILRNRINGLDIRVIKALLEISRKNSWAEVVHCKLISMLANMFYQVPEGTNKAVSSTQLFLVEQVDLIGGIEFIFVEYSLAKSREERRNLFLVLLDYALHQINEIFIATGVTEYSDDEIQPLVALLNRADAPEAFYISVKLGLVGIGEILRSSISDALSRYPNSERLNMLLDSVMEKLGATVSSYTHLDTEFSHMMQITKSYKSLDSIEGAVLRNGVGMKAKLSWALLHSLLHSERIAYHRNAYVWLSDLLIAEISEEGNSSILSNIKNMQQKIAHAGVHDSSVASDVPLPIWLMCGLLKSKHNSIRWGFLYVLERLLMRCKILLNENKVLKHGSDIGNVRKDNRLEKANAVIDIMSSALSLVFQINETDRINILKMCDILFSQLCLRAPSANTTDFGDDAQLGRVLRRMDGNKIVDEKESSHQDVCMEESSGRSGLSNNNPLDHETESMAALLLRGQAIVPMQLVTRVPAALFYWPLIQLAGAATDNIALGIAVGSKGRGNLPGATSDIRATLLLLLIGKCTADPATFQEVGGEEFFSYKFRELLDDTDSRVAYYSSAFLLKRMMSEKPEKYQHMLQNLVVRAQQSNNEKLLENPYLQMRGILQLANDLGTGL, encoded by the exons ATGTCTTCCGGCTACAACAGTCCGGTTCGGAGCCCCGGGACTTCGAGGCTTCAGTTGGGCGGAGGTGcaggtggaggaggaggaggaggaggaggaggaggaggagtctCCAGGTTGAGATCTTCGTCTTTCAAGAAGCCGCCGGAGCCGCTGCGCCGAGCGGTGGCCGACTGCCTGTCCTCCTCCGCGGCGGCTACCTCCCACCATGGAACCACTTCCTCCACTGTGCTCCTCTCCGAAGCTTCTCGAATTCTTCGG GACTATCTAGCAGCCCCTTCGACGATGGACTTGTCTTATAATGTGATTTTAGAACATACCATTGCCGAGAGGGAGCGAAG CCCAGCAGTTGTTGCAAGGTGTGTGGCACTTTTGAAACGCTACCTTCTAAG GTATAAACCTAGTGAAGAGACATTACTGCAGATAGATCGCTTTTGTGTAAACACCATTGTTGAATGCGACATTGGTCCAAACCGGAGATTGTCTCCACGGTCGCAATCGTTTGGATCAATAACATCAACAATATCAACGGCATCTACAAATGTAGTTCCTTTATCTGTACCTAGTTTTGCGTCTGGGGCACTTGTGAAGTCATTGAACTATGTGAGGTCTCTTGTGTCTCAACATCTTCCAAAGCGGTCATTCCATCCCGCTGCTTTCTCTGGAGCCCTTTCTGCAACAAGACAGTCTCTTCCGAGTTTGTCTTCTTTGTTGAGTAGGTCCTTTAATTCACAACTAAGCCCTGCACATAGTGGAGAACCTTTGGAGAGTAAAGATGCCACAACCATGTCTGTTTTGAACTTATCAAACATTGGAAAGGTTGATGGAATGGGAGATCTTGAATACTTTGCGCTTGACGTTTTCAAGTGGCGCTGGCTTGGGGAACAGCAGTCATCATCCTTAGGGACTGAAAG TGATCGTGTTGTAAATCCCCAAGATATGAGAATGCATAGTCTTCTAGAAGTAGGTGCAGCAGCTCTACTTGTAGGAGATAAGGAATCTAAAATGAAAGGTCAACCTTGGAAGTATTTTGGAACTGCTGATATGCCTTATCTTGATCAACTGTTGCAACCTTCCCCAGTAACGGCGATTACTGATTCTGCCGCTGCCCGTTCCCATTTGAGAGCAATCACAGCATCTAAGCGTACTAAATCCGGCCCTCATCAAATATG GGATGATTCTCCGGTGAGCACATTTCGTCCTCGGGCTAAACCGCTATTCCAGTATCGTCACTACAG TGAACAACAACCCTTGCGGTTGAATCCTGCTGAGGTTTGTGAGGTCATTGCTGCAGTTTGCTCTGAGGCATCTTTGCAGAATGCTAATGTGAGGACAGTATCATCTAGATTAACTAATAACTATGGAAAGCCATCTATGGATGCGGCAGTGAGCGTCCTTATCAAACTTGTTATTGACAT GTATGTCTTGGATTCCGGGACTGCTGCCCCTCTCACTCTGTCTATGCTTAAG GAAATGCTTAATTCTCCAAGAGCAACATGTAGGAATCGTGCTTTTGACTTGATTTTGAACCTTGGAGTTCATGCTCATTTATTAGAGCCAATGGTAACCGATAACGATTCCCCGATTGAAGAAGAGTATTCTCAAGAATCATATTTTGACAGTGAATCTATGCTTGCAACACAAGGAGTGAGAAGATCGGATTCTGTTATCACGGGCACTTCCTCAGCAATTGATAATTTTGAAACTtggattttgaatattttgtatgagATATTGCTGTTTCTTGTTCAG atagaagaggaggaagaatctGTCTGGGCTTCTGCTCTTAGCTGTTTGCTATATTTTGTCTGTGATAGAGGCAAAATCTTGAGAAACCGGATAAATGGACTTGACATAAGG GTTATAAAGGCACTTCTAGAAATTAGCAGGAAAAATTCTTGGGCAGAAGTAGTTCATTGCAAGCTTATTAGCATGTTAGCAAACATGTTTTATCAAGTACCTGAAGGAACCAACAAGGCTGTTTCAAGTACCCAATTGTTTCTGGTGGAGCAAGTTGATCTGATTGGTGGAATAGAGTTTATTTTTGTTGAG TATTCACTTGCAAAATCAAGGGAGGAAAGGAGAAATCtgtttttggttcttttggACTATGCTTTGCATCAAATAAATGAAATATTCATAGCTACTGGAGTCACTGAGTATAGTGATGACGAGATTCAGCCTCTTGTTGCCCTTCTCAATCGAGCTGATGCGCCTGAAGCTTTCTATATATCTGTTAAGCTTGGGTTGGTAGGCATTGGGGAAATCTTGAGGAGTTCTATTTCAGATGCATTATCTAGATATCCGAACAGTGAACGGCTCAATATG CTGTTGGACAGTGTAATGGAGAAACTTGGTGCAACAGTAAGCTCATATACTCATTTGGACACAGAGTTCTCACACATGATGCAGATAACCAAATCTTACAAGTCTCTGGATAGCATTGAAGGTGCCGTTCTGAGAAACGGAGTTGGCATGAAAGCGAAACTCTCATGGGCTCTTTTACATTCCCTTCTTCATTCAGAAAGAATTGCTTACCATCGGAATGCGTATGTCTGGTTAAGTGACCTGCTTATTGCAGAAATTAGTGAGGAAGGGAATTCAAGTATTTtgtcaaatattaaaaacatgcAGCAGAAAATTGCCCATGCCGGTGTTCATGATTCTTCAGTTGCTTCAGATGTTCCTTTGCCTATTTGGCTTATGTGTGGGCTTTTGAAGTCAAAGCACAACTCAATCAGATGGGGCTTTTTGTATGTTCTGGAAAGGCTTCTCATGAGGTGTAAGATTTtgttaaatgaaaataaagtcCTGAAACATGGCAGTGATATTGGCAATGTACGGAAAGATAACCGTCTCGAGAAAGCTAATGCAGTGATAGACATCATGAGTAGCGCCTTGTCCTTGGTTTTTCAGATCAATGAAACAGATCGCATTAATATTTTGAAG ATGTGTGACATTCTATTCTCTCAATTATGCTTGAGAGCTCCATCTGCAAATACAACAGACTTTGGAGATGATGCACAGCTTGGTAGGGTTCTTAGACGGATGGACGGAAATAAAATAGTTGACGAGAAAGAGAGTTCTCACCAGGATGTTTGTATGGAAGAATCCAGTGGCAGATCTGGCCTCAGTAATAACAATCCTCTAGATCATGAGACAGAATCAATGGCAGCACTTCTTCTCCGAGGACAGGCCATAGTTCCCATGCAGTTGGTTACACGAGTTCCAGCTGCATTGTTTTATTGGCCATTGATTCAACTTGCTGGTGCAGCAACAGACAACATTGCATTGGGTATAGCTGTTGGAAGCAAAGGAAGAGGGAACCTTCCTGGTGCAACATCTGATATACGGGCTACCCTTTTGTTACTTCTAATTGGTAAATGTACTGCAGATCCTGCTACTTTCCAGGAAGTTGGCGGGGAGGAATTTTTTAG TTATAAATTCAGGGAACTCTTGGATGATACAGACTCGAGGGTGGCATATTACTCGTCAGCTTTTCTTTTGAAG CGAATGATGTCAGAAAAACCTGAAAAGTACCAGCACATGCTTCAGAATCTTGTTGTTAGAGCTCAGCAG AGCAACAATGAAAAGCTCTTGGAAAATCCGTATCTTCAGATGCGTGGCATACTTCAGCTGGCAAATGATCTTGGAACTGGGTTGTAA
- the LOC126630718 gene encoding ACT domain-containing protein ACR9-like isoform X2, whose translation MGIPCDDVVVIQPGKTPDEPSVLTLNCPDKAGLGCDLCRIILQFGLSITKADFSTDGRWCYIVLWVVPHHQSLKVDWESLKDRLSSACPSSCFFSFYVNQISDVPTPSPVYLLKFWCHNQRGSLHDVTKVLCELEIVIQRVKVMPTPDGRVLDLFFITDCLELLHTKQRRDDICEHLMAALGEYCITCELKLPGPEYESLQGNSSLPPALADELFSYQLKDEEAYPKALTRNMRTVKKTSITVDNSLSPVHTVLQIQCVDRKALFYDIMRTSKDCNIQVAYGRFSSPVKGFRNLDLFIQQTNGKKIVDPEVQVALCARLQEEMVHPLRVIVANRGPETELLVANPVELSGKGRPLVFYDVTLALKQLGASIFAAEIVRHSTSVCQWEIYRFLLDDSLEFPLASKQNRSNIVERVRRTLMGW comes from the exons ATGGGCATTCCCTGCGACGACGTCGTCGTGATCCAGCCGGGGAAGACCCCCGACGAGCCCTCCGTCCTCACCCTCAACTGCCCCGACAAGGCCGGCCTCGGCTGCGACCTCTGCAGAATCATCCTCCAGTTCGGCCTTTCCATTACGAAAGCAG ATTTCTCGACGGATGGAAGGTGGTGCTATATAGTGTTGTGGGTCGTCCCCCACCACCAATCCCTGAAGGTCGATTGGGAGAGCTTGAAGGATCGGCTCTCCTCTGCGTGCCCGTCGTCGTGCTTCTTCTCGTTTTACGTCAATCAAATCTCCGACGTCCCCACGCCCTCTCCGGTCTATCTGTTGAAGTTTTGGTGCCACAACCAGAGAGGCTCACTCCACG ATGTTACCAAAGTGCTATGTGAGCTTGAAATTGTGATTCAGAGAGTGAAAGTGATGCCGACCCCGGATGGCAGAGTTTTGGACCTCTTCTTCATCACAGATTGCTT GGAGTTGTTACACACAAAACAGAGGAGAGACGACATATGTGAGCATCTGATGGCTGCTTTGGGAGAGTATTGCATCACCTGTGAGCTTAAGTTGCCTGGGCCTGAGTATGAAAGTCTGCAGGGGAATTCTTCCCTTCCACCAGCCCTTGCTGACGAATTGTTTAGCTATCAGCTGAAGGATGAGGAAGCTTATCCAAAAGCGCTCACCCGAAATATGAGAACGGTGAAAAAGACCAGTATTACAGTGGATAATTCATTGAGCCCTGTTCATACTGTACTGCAAATACAGTGTGTTGACCGGAAGGCCCTCTTTTATGACATTATGAGGACTTCCAAGGACTGCAATATTCAG GTTGCCTATGGTAGATTCTCGTCACCTGTGAAAGGCTTCCGGAATTTGGACCTATTTATTCAGCAGACAAATGGAAAAAAGATTGTTGATCCTGAAGTTCAGGTTGCATTGTGTGCTCGTTTACAGGAGGAGATGGTTCACCCACTGCGAGTGATCGTTGCCAACAGGGGCCCGGAAACCGAACTCTTAGTTGCTAATCCAGTTGAGTTATCTGGAAAGGGGAGGCCCCTCGTATTCTATGATGTTACTCTAGCACTGAAGCAATTGGGAGCATCTATTTTTGCG GCTGAAATTGTAAGGCATTCAACTTCAGTTTGCCAGTGGGAAATCTACCGATTTCTTTTGGATGATAGTCTTGAATTTCCGTTGGCAAGCAAACAAAATAGAAGTAATATTGTAGAGAGAGTTAGAAGAACCCTCATGGGCTGGTGA
- the LOC126630721 gene encoding enoyl-CoA delta isomerase 1, peroxisomal-like, which produces MCTLERKGNIFILTLTGPGEHRLNPTLIDSIRSALNQIRAAVTTTATSSSPSALITTAHGKFFSNGYDLSWAQSSQSRMELMDSKLQSLVADLISLPMPTIAAVSGHASAAGFILALCHDYLLMRRDRGFIYMSELDIELLLPRWFLALIESKVGSPAARRDLLLRADRVKADVAVAKGIIDSAHDSAEETVEAAVRLGEELVARKWNGHVYAQIRKDLLSDVLDEIRANNTGSGSRL; this is translated from the coding sequence atgtgcaCGTTAGAGAGGAAAGGCAACATCTTCATCCTAACGCTAACAGGCCCGGGCGAGCACAGGCTCAACCCCACTCTCATCGACTCAATCCGATCCGCTCTCAACCAAATCCGAGCCGCCGTCACCACCACCGCCACGTCATCATCGCCCTCGGCCCTAATCACCACCGCACATGGCAAATTCTTCTCCAACGGTTACGATCTCTCCTGGGCCCAGTCCTCTCAATCCCGCATGGAGCTCATGGACTCCAAGCTCCAGTCCCTCGTCGCCGACCTCATCTCCCTCCCGATGCCCACCATCGCCGCCGTCTCCGGCCACGCCTCCGCCGCCGGCTTCATCCTCGCTCTCTGCCACGACTACCTCCTCATGAGGCGGGACCGCGGCTTCATCTACATGAGCGAGCTCGACATCGAGCTCCTTCTGCCGCGTTGGTTCTTGGCACTTATCGAGAGCAAGGTCGGCTCGCCGGCGGCTCGGCGCGACTTGTTGCTCAGAGCCGATAGGGTGAAAGCCGACGTGGCAGTGGCGAAGGGGATTATCGACTCGGCGCACGATAGCGCGGAGGAAACCGTTGAGGCCGCGGTTAGACTTGGGGAGGAGTTGGTCGCGCGGAAATGGAACGGACACGTGTACGCTCAGATTCGCAAGGACTTGTTGTCTGATGTTCTGGATGAGATCCGCGCGAATAATACTGGCAGTGGATCCCGGCTGTAG
- the LOC126629283 gene encoding uncharacterized protein LOC126629283 isoform X2 codes for MSSGYNSPVRSPGTSRLQLGGGAGGGGGGGGGGGGVSRLRSSSFKKPPEPLRRAVADCLSSSAAATSHHGTTSSTVLLSEASRILRDYLAAPSTMDLSYNVILEHTIAERERSPAVVARCVALLKRYLLRYKPSEETLLQIDRFCVNTIVECDIGPNRRLSPRSQSFGSITSTISTASTNVVPLSVPSFASGALVKSLNYVRSLVSQHLPKRSFHPAAFSGALSATRQSLPSLSSLLSRSFNSQLSPAHSGEPLESKDATTMSVLNLSNIGKVDGMGDLEYFALDVFKWRWLGEQQSSSLGTESDRVVNPQDMRMHSLLEVGAAALLVGDKESKMKGQPWKYFGTADMPYLDQLLQPSPVTAITDSAAARSHLRAITASKRTKSGPHQIWDDSPVSTFRPRAKPLFQYRHYSEQQPLRLNPAEVCEVIAAVCSEASLQNANVRTVSSRLTNNYGKPSMDAAVSVLIKLVIDMYVLDSGTAAPLTLSMLKEMLNSPRATCRNRAFDLILNLGVHAHLLEPMVTDNDSPIEEEYSQESYFDSESMLATQGVRRSDSVITGTSSAIDNFETWILNILYEILLFLVQIEEEEESVWASALSCLLYFVCDRGKILRNRINGLDIRVIKALLEISRKNSWAEVVHCKLISMLANMFYQVPEGTNKAVSSTQLFLVEQVDLIGGIEFIFVEYSLAKSREERRNLFLVLLDYALHQINEIFIATGVTEYSDDEIQPLVALLNRADAPEAFYISVKLGLVGIGEILRSSISDALSRYPNSERLNMLLDSVMEKLGATVSSYTHLDTEFSHMMQITKSYKSLDSIEGAVLRNGVGMKAKLSWALLHSLLHSERIAYHRNAYVWLSDLLIAEISEEGNSSILSNIKNMQQKIAHAGVHDSSVASDVPLPIWLMCGLLKSKHNSIRWGFLYVLERLLMRCKILLNENKVLKHGSDIGNVRKDNRLEKANAVIDIMSSALSLVFQINETDRINILKMCDILFSQLCLRAPSANTTDFGDDAQLGRVLRRMDGNKIVDEKESSHQDVCMEESSGRSGLSNNNPLDHETESMAALLLRGQAIVPMQLVTRVPAALFYWPLIQLAGAATDNIALGIAVGSKGRGNLPGATSDIRATLLLLLIGKCTADPATFQEVGGEEFFRELLDDTDSRVAYYSSAFLLKRMMSEKPEKYQHMLQNLVVRAQQSNNEKLLENPYLQMRGILQLANDLGTGL; via the exons ATGTCTTCCGGCTACAACAGTCCGGTTCGGAGCCCCGGGACTTCGAGGCTTCAGTTGGGCGGAGGTGcaggtggaggaggaggaggaggaggaggaggaggaggagtctCCAGGTTGAGATCTTCGTCTTTCAAGAAGCCGCCGGAGCCGCTGCGCCGAGCGGTGGCCGACTGCCTGTCCTCCTCCGCGGCGGCTACCTCCCACCATGGAACCACTTCCTCCACTGTGCTCCTCTCCGAAGCTTCTCGAATTCTTCGG GACTATCTAGCAGCCCCTTCGACGATGGACTTGTCTTATAATGTGATTTTAGAACATACCATTGCCGAGAGGGAGCGAAG CCCAGCAGTTGTTGCAAGGTGTGTGGCACTTTTGAAACGCTACCTTCTAAG GTATAAACCTAGTGAAGAGACATTACTGCAGATAGATCGCTTTTGTGTAAACACCATTGTTGAATGCGACATTGGTCCAAACCGGAGATTGTCTCCACGGTCGCAATCGTTTGGATCAATAACATCAACAATATCAACGGCATCTACAAATGTAGTTCCTTTATCTGTACCTAGTTTTGCGTCTGGGGCACTTGTGAAGTCATTGAACTATGTGAGGTCTCTTGTGTCTCAACATCTTCCAAAGCGGTCATTCCATCCCGCTGCTTTCTCTGGAGCCCTTTCTGCAACAAGACAGTCTCTTCCGAGTTTGTCTTCTTTGTTGAGTAGGTCCTTTAATTCACAACTAAGCCCTGCACATAGTGGAGAACCTTTGGAGAGTAAAGATGCCACAACCATGTCTGTTTTGAACTTATCAAACATTGGAAAGGTTGATGGAATGGGAGATCTTGAATACTTTGCGCTTGACGTTTTCAAGTGGCGCTGGCTTGGGGAACAGCAGTCATCATCCTTAGGGACTGAAAG TGATCGTGTTGTAAATCCCCAAGATATGAGAATGCATAGTCTTCTAGAAGTAGGTGCAGCAGCTCTACTTGTAGGAGATAAGGAATCTAAAATGAAAGGTCAACCTTGGAAGTATTTTGGAACTGCTGATATGCCTTATCTTGATCAACTGTTGCAACCTTCCCCAGTAACGGCGATTACTGATTCTGCCGCTGCCCGTTCCCATTTGAGAGCAATCACAGCATCTAAGCGTACTAAATCCGGCCCTCATCAAATATG GGATGATTCTCCGGTGAGCACATTTCGTCCTCGGGCTAAACCGCTATTCCAGTATCGTCACTACAG TGAACAACAACCCTTGCGGTTGAATCCTGCTGAGGTTTGTGAGGTCATTGCTGCAGTTTGCTCTGAGGCATCTTTGCAGAATGCTAATGTGAGGACAGTATCATCTAGATTAACTAATAACTATGGAAAGCCATCTATGGATGCGGCAGTGAGCGTCCTTATCAAACTTGTTATTGACAT GTATGTCTTGGATTCCGGGACTGCTGCCCCTCTCACTCTGTCTATGCTTAAG GAAATGCTTAATTCTCCAAGAGCAACATGTAGGAATCGTGCTTTTGACTTGATTTTGAACCTTGGAGTTCATGCTCATTTATTAGAGCCAATGGTAACCGATAACGATTCCCCGATTGAAGAAGAGTATTCTCAAGAATCATATTTTGACAGTGAATCTATGCTTGCAACACAAGGAGTGAGAAGATCGGATTCTGTTATCACGGGCACTTCCTCAGCAATTGATAATTTTGAAACTtggattttgaatattttgtatgagATATTGCTGTTTCTTGTTCAG atagaagaggaggaagaatctGTCTGGGCTTCTGCTCTTAGCTGTTTGCTATATTTTGTCTGTGATAGAGGCAAAATCTTGAGAAACCGGATAAATGGACTTGACATAAGG GTTATAAAGGCACTTCTAGAAATTAGCAGGAAAAATTCTTGGGCAGAAGTAGTTCATTGCAAGCTTATTAGCATGTTAGCAAACATGTTTTATCAAGTACCTGAAGGAACCAACAAGGCTGTTTCAAGTACCCAATTGTTTCTGGTGGAGCAAGTTGATCTGATTGGTGGAATAGAGTTTATTTTTGTTGAG TATTCACTTGCAAAATCAAGGGAGGAAAGGAGAAATCtgtttttggttcttttggACTATGCTTTGCATCAAATAAATGAAATATTCATAGCTACTGGAGTCACTGAGTATAGTGATGACGAGATTCAGCCTCTTGTTGCCCTTCTCAATCGAGCTGATGCGCCTGAAGCTTTCTATATATCTGTTAAGCTTGGGTTGGTAGGCATTGGGGAAATCTTGAGGAGTTCTATTTCAGATGCATTATCTAGATATCCGAACAGTGAACGGCTCAATATG CTGTTGGACAGTGTAATGGAGAAACTTGGTGCAACAGTAAGCTCATATACTCATTTGGACACAGAGTTCTCACACATGATGCAGATAACCAAATCTTACAAGTCTCTGGATAGCATTGAAGGTGCCGTTCTGAGAAACGGAGTTGGCATGAAAGCGAAACTCTCATGGGCTCTTTTACATTCCCTTCTTCATTCAGAAAGAATTGCTTACCATCGGAATGCGTATGTCTGGTTAAGTGACCTGCTTATTGCAGAAATTAGTGAGGAAGGGAATTCAAGTATTTtgtcaaatattaaaaacatgcAGCAGAAAATTGCCCATGCCGGTGTTCATGATTCTTCAGTTGCTTCAGATGTTCCTTTGCCTATTTGGCTTATGTGTGGGCTTTTGAAGTCAAAGCACAACTCAATCAGATGGGGCTTTTTGTATGTTCTGGAAAGGCTTCTCATGAGGTGTAAGATTTtgttaaatgaaaataaagtcCTGAAACATGGCAGTGATATTGGCAATGTACGGAAAGATAACCGTCTCGAGAAAGCTAATGCAGTGATAGACATCATGAGTAGCGCCTTGTCCTTGGTTTTTCAGATCAATGAAACAGATCGCATTAATATTTTGAAG ATGTGTGACATTCTATTCTCTCAATTATGCTTGAGAGCTCCATCTGCAAATACAACAGACTTTGGAGATGATGCACAGCTTGGTAGGGTTCTTAGACGGATGGACGGAAATAAAATAGTTGACGAGAAAGAGAGTTCTCACCAGGATGTTTGTATGGAAGAATCCAGTGGCAGATCTGGCCTCAGTAATAACAATCCTCTAGATCATGAGACAGAATCAATGGCAGCACTTCTTCTCCGAGGACAGGCCATAGTTCCCATGCAGTTGGTTACACGAGTTCCAGCTGCATTGTTTTATTGGCCATTGATTCAACTTGCTGGTGCAGCAACAGACAACATTGCATTGGGTATAGCTGTTGGAAGCAAAGGAAGAGGGAACCTTCCTGGTGCAACATCTGATATACGGGCTACCCTTTTGTTACTTCTAATTGGTAAATGTACTGCAGATCCTGCTACTTTCCAGGAAGTTGGCGGGGAGGAATTTTTTAG GGAACTCTTGGATGATACAGACTCGAGGGTGGCATATTACTCGTCAGCTTTTCTTTTGAAG CGAATGATGTCAGAAAAACCTGAAAAGTACCAGCACATGCTTCAGAATCTTGTTGTTAGAGCTCAGCAG AGCAACAATGAAAAGCTCTTGGAAAATCCGTATCTTCAGATGCGTGGCATACTTCAGCTGGCAAATGATCTTGGAACTGGGTTGTAA
- the LOC126630718 gene encoding ACT domain-containing protein ACR9-like isoform X1: MGIPCDDVVVIQPGKTPDEPSVLTLNCPDKAGLGCDLCRIILQFGLSITKADFSTDGRWCYIVLWVVPHHQSLKVDWESLKDRLSSACPSSCFFSFYVNQISDVPTPSPVYLLKFWCHNQRGSLHDVTKVLCELEIVIQRVKVMPTPDGRVLDLFFITDCFVNHPYLVPYTFRELLHTKQRRDDICEHLMAALGEYCITCELKLPGPEYESLQGNSSLPPALADELFSYQLKDEEAYPKALTRNMRTVKKTSITVDNSLSPVHTVLQIQCVDRKALFYDIMRTSKDCNIQVAYGRFSSPVKGFRNLDLFIQQTNGKKIVDPEVQVALCARLQEEMVHPLRVIVANRGPETELLVANPVELSGKGRPLVFYDVTLALKQLGASIFAAEIVRHSTSVCQWEIYRFLLDDSLEFPLASKQNRSNIVERVRRTLMGW, translated from the exons ATGGGCATTCCCTGCGACGACGTCGTCGTGATCCAGCCGGGGAAGACCCCCGACGAGCCCTCCGTCCTCACCCTCAACTGCCCCGACAAGGCCGGCCTCGGCTGCGACCTCTGCAGAATCATCCTCCAGTTCGGCCTTTCCATTACGAAAGCAG ATTTCTCGACGGATGGAAGGTGGTGCTATATAGTGTTGTGGGTCGTCCCCCACCACCAATCCCTGAAGGTCGATTGGGAGAGCTTGAAGGATCGGCTCTCCTCTGCGTGCCCGTCGTCGTGCTTCTTCTCGTTTTACGTCAATCAAATCTCCGACGTCCCCACGCCCTCTCCGGTCTATCTGTTGAAGTTTTGGTGCCACAACCAGAGAGGCTCACTCCACG ATGTTACCAAAGTGCTATGTGAGCTTGAAATTGTGATTCAGAGAGTGAAAGTGATGCCGACCCCGGATGGCAGAGTTTTGGACCTCTTCTTCATCACAGATTGCTT TGTCAACCACCCTTATTTGGTACCATATACTTTTAGGGAGTTGTTACACACAAAACAGAGGAGAGACGACATATGTGAGCATCTGATGGCTGCTTTGGGAGAGTATTGCATCACCTGTGAGCTTAAGTTGCCTGGGCCTGAGTATGAAAGTCTGCAGGGGAATTCTTCCCTTCCACCAGCCCTTGCTGACGAATTGTTTAGCTATCAGCTGAAGGATGAGGAAGCTTATCCAAAAGCGCTCACCCGAAATATGAGAACGGTGAAAAAGACCAGTATTACAGTGGATAATTCATTGAGCCCTGTTCATACTGTACTGCAAATACAGTGTGTTGACCGGAAGGCCCTCTTTTATGACATTATGAGGACTTCCAAGGACTGCAATATTCAG GTTGCCTATGGTAGATTCTCGTCACCTGTGAAAGGCTTCCGGAATTTGGACCTATTTATTCAGCAGACAAATGGAAAAAAGATTGTTGATCCTGAAGTTCAGGTTGCATTGTGTGCTCGTTTACAGGAGGAGATGGTTCACCCACTGCGAGTGATCGTTGCCAACAGGGGCCCGGAAACCGAACTCTTAGTTGCTAATCCAGTTGAGTTATCTGGAAAGGGGAGGCCCCTCGTATTCTATGATGTTACTCTAGCACTGAAGCAATTGGGAGCATCTATTTTTGCG GCTGAAATTGTAAGGCATTCAACTTCAGTTTGCCAGTGGGAAATCTACCGATTTCTTTTGGATGATAGTCTTGAATTTCCGTTGGCAAGCAAACAAAATAGAAGTAATATTGTAGAGAGAGTTAGAAGAACCCTCATGGGCTGGTGA